Proteins encoded within one genomic window of Halobacteroides halobius DSM 5150:
- a CDS encoding Spo0E family sporulation regulatory protein-aspartic acid phosphatase has product MANNQVSKDKITQLKNDMKDMAFKKESLLDDEVQQLSRQLDKEIIKFYENKNNY; this is encoded by the coding sequence GTGGCAAATAATCAAGTTTCAAAAGATAAAATAACCCAATTAAAAAATGATATGAAAGATATGGCGTTTAAAAAAGAAAGTTTACTTGATGATGAAGTACAGCAATTAAGTAGACAATTAGATAAAGAAATAATAAAGTTTTATGAAAATAAAAATAACTATTAA
- the zupT gene encoding zinc transporter ZupT has protein sequence MNNFSIAFLLTLFAGLATGIGSVLVLFIKDVKKSFLSISLGFSAGVMIYVSFIEIFFKAQESLVSYLGVRNGKIVTVVSFFLGVLMIGLIDKLVPDIENPHHAHNQNGANNLEQERGVDEDAQLLRMGAFSALAIAIHNFPEGLATFASALKDPSLGIPIAIAIAIHNIPEGISVSVPVYYATKDKKKAFFYSFLSGLSEPIGAFIGYFLLRSFFNDLVFGILFGMVAGIMVFISIDELLPTSRNYGQGHQEIYGFVAGMAVMAVSLLLF, from the coding sequence ATGAATAATTTTTCTATAGCTTTTTTATTAACTTTATTTGCAGGATTAGCAACAGGTATTGGGAGTGTGTTAGTTTTATTTATCAAAGATGTAAAGAAGTCTTTTTTATCTATTTCGTTAGGTTTTTCAGCGGGGGTTATGATTTATGTATCTTTTATTGAAATATTCTTTAAAGCCCAAGAATCATTAGTTTCTTATTTAGGGGTTAGAAATGGTAAGATAGTAACAGTTGTTTCGTTTTTTTTAGGAGTTTTAATGATTGGTTTAATTGATAAATTAGTCCCTGATATAGAAAATCCCCATCATGCTCATAATCAAAATGGGGCTAATAATTTAGAACAAGAGAGAGGAGTTGATGAGGATGCCCAGTTATTAAGAATGGGGGCTTTTTCAGCTTTAGCAATTGCTATACATAATTTCCCAGAAGGTTTAGCTACTTTTGCTTCTGCTTTAAAAGATCCTAGTTTAGGTATCCCGATTGCTATAGCTATAGCAATTCATAATATTCCTGAAGGAATTTCTGTATCAGTTCCAGTTTACTATGCTACTAAGGATAAGAAGAAGGCTTTTTTCTATTCATTTTTATCTGGCTTATCTGAGCCAATAGGTGCTTTTATAGGTTATTTTCTGTTAAGGTCATTTTTTAATGATTTAGTATTTGGTATTTTATTTGGCATGGTAGCTGGGATTATGGTCTTTATTTCTATTGATGAATTATTGCCAACCTCTAGAAATTATGGCCAAGGTCATCAAGAAATTTATGGCTTTGTGGCAGGAATGGCAGTTATGGCTGTAAGTTTATTATTATTTTAA
- the rd gene encoding rubredoxin has translation MQKYVCTVCGYVYDPEEGDPDAGIEPGTPFEELPEDWECPLCGVGKDMFEPEE, from the coding sequence ATGCAAAAGTACGTTTGTACAGTTTGTGGTTATGTATATGATCCAGAGGAAGGAGATCCAGATGCAGGAATAGAACCAGGGACTCCTTTTGAAGAATTGCCTGAAGATTGGGAGTGTCCATTATGTGGTGTAGGAAAAGATATGTTTGAACCAGAAGAGTAA
- a CDS encoding desulfoferrodoxin yields MKKRGIYKCQTCANVVEGVNADAPDVVCCGKTMNRLEAQTDDASNEKHVPVINELDQGVEIVVGTTLHPMEDKHYIAFIEVLTEDKVLRAELKPGDKPQAKFNIDKSKIVEVREYCTVHDLWKA; encoded by the coding sequence ATGAAAAAGCGAGGTATTTACAAGTGTCAAACATGTGCTAATGTAGTAGAGGGTGTTAATGCTGATGCTCCTGATGTAGTTTGTTGTGGTAAGACGATGAATCGACTAGAGGCGCAGACTGATGATGCTAGCAATGAAAAACACGTACCTGTAATTAATGAACTTGACCAAGGAGTAGAGATAGTAGTAGGAACAACTTTACATCCAATGGAGGATAAACACTACATTGCCTTTATTGAGGTATTAACAGAAGATAAAGTGCTTAGAGCTGAATTAAAACCAGGTGATAAGCCTCAAGCAAAGTTTAATATTGATAAATCAAAGATAGTTGAGGTTAGAGAATACTGCACTGTCCATGATTTATGGAAGGCGTAA
- the rbr gene encoding rubrerythrin → MSKLKGTKTEKNLLKAFAGESQARNRYTYFASQAKKDGYRQIANIFLETARNEKEHAERFFKFLEGRDVEIEATYPAGVIATTEENLEAAAAGENEEHTELYPEFAKVAEEEGFSKIAEVFRRIAMVEVEHEKRYLKLLENVREEKVFKKDSEVRWKCGNCGYVHEGSEAPKECPACAHDQDYFELKEKNY, encoded by the coding sequence ATGTCGAAATTAAAAGGTACTAAAACAGAAAAAAATCTACTTAAAGCATTTGCTGGTGAATCGCAGGCTAGAAATCGATATACTTATTTTGCTTCTCAAGCTAAGAAGGATGGTTATAGACAGATTGCTAATATCTTCTTAGAAACAGCTAGAAATGAGAAGGAGCATGCTGAACGTTTTTTTAAATTTTTAGAGGGTAGAGATGTAGAAATTGAAGCTACTTATCCTGCGGGAGTAATTGCTACGACTGAAGAAAATCTAGAAGCTGCTGCTGCTGGTGAAAATGAAGAACATACTGAATTGTACCCTGAGTTTGCTAAAGTAGCTGAAGAAGAAGGTTTCTCTAAAATAGCAGAAGTCTTTAGAAGAATAGCTATGGTAGAGGTAGAGCATGAAAAAAGATATTTAAAACTATTGGAAAATGTTAGAGAAGAAAAGGTATTTAAAAAAGATAGTGAGGTACGATGGAAGTGTGGTAATTGTGGTTATGTTCATGAAGGATCTGAAGCTCCAAAAGAATGTCCTGCTTGTGCTCATGATCAAGATTACTTTGAATTAAAAGAAAAGAATTATTAA
- a CDS encoding FprA family A-type flavoprotein: MEAIKITDNIYWVGGIDWDLRNFHGYSTQRGSTYNAYLIVDDKVTLIDTVKHYLYDEMIERISKVIDPAEIDYVVSNHVEMDHSGGLSKLMKVASDATIITSPKGKSGLQKHYQGDWDFQLAKPGEELDLGSRSLNFVFTPMVHWPDNMVTYLPEEKILFSNDAFGQHLASSERFDDQYPLDIILEEAKKYYANIVLPYGAQVQRALDTVSDLDVEMIAPSHGIIWRDNITKIIKQYQKWSANKTDEKAVIIYGTMWDSTEEIAYAIQDAFEESKIKTQMFNLETNDKSDIMTEVATAKYICVGSPTLNNNLLPNVSAFLTYMKGLAPKDRFGLAFGSYGWGGQSIKQVSEILEQDCNFNVLDQIKVQYIPTKDNLTKITKQVKEKITK, encoded by the coding sequence ATGGAAGCAATAAAAATAACTGATAATATCTATTGGGTAGGAGGTATTGATTGGGATCTTAGAAACTTTCACGGCTACTCAACCCAACGTGGTTCTACATATAATGCTTATTTAATTGTAGATGATAAAGTAACATTAATTGATACTGTTAAACATTACTTATATGATGAAATGATAGAGCGTATCTCGAAAGTAATTGATCCAGCAGAGATTGATTATGTAGTCTCTAATCATGTGGAGATGGATCACTCAGGTGGGTTATCTAAATTAATGAAAGTAGCTTCTGATGCTACAATAATTACTTCACCTAAAGGAAAGTCTGGGCTGCAAAAACACTATCAAGGAGATTGGGACTTTCAACTTGCTAAGCCCGGAGAAGAATTAGATTTAGGAAGTAGAAGCCTAAACTTTGTCTTTACGCCAATGGTTCACTGGCCGGATAATATGGTTACTTATTTACCAGAAGAGAAGATTTTATTCTCTAATGATGCTTTTGGACAACATTTAGCTTCTTCTGAAAGGTTTGATGATCAATATCCACTTGACATTATTCTTGAAGAAGCTAAGAAATATTATGCTAATATTGTTTTACCTTATGGTGCTCAAGTACAACGAGCTTTAGATACAGTTAGTGATTTAGATGTAGAGATGATTGCTCCATCTCACGGAATTATCTGGCGGGATAATATTACAAAAATTATTAAGCAGTATCAAAAATGGTCGGCTAATAAAACAGATGAAAAAGCAGTAATCATCTATGGTACTATGTGGGATTCAACAGAAGAGATTGCTTATGCTATTCAGGATGCTTTTGAAGAATCAAAGATTAAGACCCAAATGTTTAATTTAGAAACAAATGATAAATCTGATATTATGACAGAAGTAGCTACAGCTAAATATATCTGTGTTGGTTCACCAACATTAAATAATAATTTATTACCAAATGTATCAGCCTTCTTAACTTATATGAAAGGGTTGGCCCCTAAAGACAGATTTGGATTAGCTTTTGGATCTTATGGTTGGGGAGGACAAAGTATCAAACAAGTTAGTGAGATCTTAGAACAAGACTGTAATTTTAACGTACTTGATCAAATTAAAGTTCAATATATCCCTACAAAAGATAATCTAACAAAAATCACCAAACAAGTAAAAGAAAAAATAACTAAATAA